The following proteins are co-located in the Acidimicrobiales bacterium genome:
- a CDS encoding sugar ABC transporter substrate-binding protein: protein MSKTLRWLIAVLAVFALIASACGDDDDTASGDDGAAADDGGDDGASGDDGAAADDGGDDGASGDDGAAADDGGDDGASGDDGAAADDGGADGEGAVGYISLGDAVPFVKLVSDSIPVEADAAGVDLVFCDSEIDAAKALECAQLFATRDVEVVLNFQVDQQSSPEICAAYNDVPTIAIDIVQEPCQVAFMGANNRGAGELAGAALGEYFATEFDCEYDAYVSLESTAAGDANADRMGGYRDGFTQHCPIINERILDGADRTDPALEQMTDLLPALPGERIAVVAINEDGILGAIAAARTLGRDGDLYYSGQGTDPSIWCEIRDNPNYIASTAYFPERYGEILIPAAQAILRGETVDELLFTEHQIITSENIEDIYDVTDCG from the coding sequence ATGAGCAAGACCCTTCGATGGTTGATCGCCGTTTTGGCGGTCTTCGCGCTGATTGCTTCAGCCTGCGGAGATGACGACGACACCGCCTCGGGCGACGACGGAGCAGCCGCAGACGACGGCGGTGACGACGGAGCCTCGGGCGACGACGGAGCAGCCGCAGACGACGGCGGTGACGACGGAGCCTCAGGCGACGACGGAGCAGCCGCAGACGACGGCGGTGACGACGGAGCCTCAGGCGACGACGGAGCAGCCGCAGACGACGGCGGCGCGGACGGTGAGGGTGCGGTTGGTTACATCTCTCTCGGTGACGCCGTTCCCTTCGTGAAGCTCGTGTCCGACTCCATCCCGGTCGAGGCCGACGCCGCCGGCGTGGACCTCGTCTTCTGCGACTCCGAAATCGACGCGGCGAAGGCACTGGAATGTGCCCAGCTGTTCGCAACCCGCGACGTCGAGGTCGTCCTCAACTTCCAGGTGGACCAGCAGTCCAGCCCGGAAATCTGCGCCGCCTACAACGACGTCCCCACGATCGCGATCGACATCGTGCAGGAGCCCTGCCAGGTGGCCTTCATGGGCGCCAACAACCGGGGAGCAGGCGAACTGGCCGGCGCGGCACTGGGCGAGTACTTCGCCACGGAGTTCGACTGCGAGTACGACGCCTACGTCTCACTCGAGTCGACCGCGGCCGGCGATGCCAACGCCGACCGCATGGGCGGCTACCGCGACGGCTTCACCCAGCACTGCCCGATCATCAACGAGCGCATTCTCGACGGTGCCGACCGCACCGACCCCGCACTCGAGCAGATGACCGACCTCCTGCCGGCACTGCCCGGTGAGCGGATCGCCGTCGTCGCCATCAACGAGGACGGCATCCTCGGTGCCATCGCCGCAGCCCGGACTCTCGGCCGTGACGGCGACCTCTACTACTCCGGACAGGGCACCGACCCGAGCATCTGGTGCGAGATCCGCGACAACCCGAACTACATCGCATCCACCGCGTACTTCCCGGAGCGCTACGGCGAGATCCTGATTCCCGCTGCACAGGCGATCCTTCGCGGCGAGACCGTCGACGAGTTGCTCTTCACAGAGCACCAGATCATCACCTCGGAGAACATCGAGGACATCTACGACGTCACCGACTGCGGCTGA